From Microbacterium sp. YJN-G, a single genomic window includes:
- a CDS encoding NfeD family protein codes for MDGFEAILTGVEQWAWIGWLVLIAVFLVIEMLTLDFTFLMLSFGSAIGLVTDLLGLPVWAQVIIAGAAATVFIFFLRPPLLHRLRRGEDPTKSNVEALIDLRGTALQDITQISGQVKLSNGDTWTARSADGSPIIQGSRVAVAAINGATAIVRPVTEQEH; via the coding sequence ATGGACGGTTTCGAGGCAATCCTCACCGGCGTCGAGCAGTGGGCGTGGATCGGCTGGCTGGTGCTGATCGCCGTGTTCCTCGTCATCGAGATGCTCACCCTCGACTTCACCTTCCTGATGCTCTCGTTCGGCAGTGCCATCGGACTCGTCACCGACCTGCTCGGGCTCCCGGTGTGGGCGCAGGTGATCATCGCCGGCGCGGCGGCCACCGTGTTCATCTTCTTCCTGCGACCACCGCTGCTGCATCGCCTGCGACGCGGCGAGGATCCCACGAAGTCGAACGTCGAAGCGCTGATCGACCTGCGCGGAACCGCGCTGCAGGACATCACCCAGATCTCGGGTCAGGTCAAGCTCAGCAACGGCGACACCTGGACCGCGCGCAGCGCCGACGGCAGCCCGATCATCCAGGGCAGCCGCGTCGCCGTCGCAGCGATCAACGGCGCCACCGCCATCGTCCGCCCCGTCACCGAACAGGAGCACTGA
- a CDS encoding SDR family oxidoreductase: MTQVLPAGSLDGKVALVTGSSRGIGADTVRYFAEAGADVVINFRNKAPRAEKLANELRGLGRRVLVVGADLTDPDSLAAMFDTVRTEFGRLDVLVLNASGGMESGMEEDYALTLNRDAQVGALKAAEPLLGEGARVVFVTSHQAHFIRTTPTMPEYEPVAKSKRAGEDALRELIPGLAAKGIGFTVVSGDMIEGTITATLLERANPGAIAGRRESAGKLYNVSEFAAEVAQAAVDPVPADNTRLVGDTSDFATE, translated from the coding sequence ATGACCCAGGTTCTCCCTGCCGGATCCCTCGACGGCAAGGTGGCGCTCGTCACCGGGTCGTCTCGAGGCATCGGCGCCGACACCGTCCGCTACTTCGCCGAGGCCGGCGCGGACGTCGTCATCAACTTCCGCAACAAGGCGCCCCGCGCCGAGAAGCTCGCGAACGAACTGCGCGGGCTGGGCCGCCGTGTGCTCGTCGTCGGTGCGGACCTCACGGACCCCGACTCGCTGGCCGCGATGTTCGACACCGTCCGCACCGAGTTCGGACGCCTCGACGTGCTCGTGCTCAATGCATCCGGCGGCATGGAGTCGGGCATGGAGGAGGACTACGCGCTCACCCTGAACCGCGATGCGCAGGTCGGCGCGCTCAAGGCCGCCGAGCCGCTCCTGGGCGAGGGGGCGCGCGTGGTGTTCGTCACGAGCCACCAGGCGCACTTCATCCGCACGACCCCGACGATGCCCGAGTACGAGCCGGTCGCGAAGTCCAAGCGCGCCGGTGAGGACGCCCTGCGCGAGCTGATCCCGGGCCTTGCGGCCAAGGGCATCGGCTTCACTGTCGTCTCCGGCGACATGATCGAGGGCACCATCACTGCCACGCTTCTCGAGCGCGCGAATCCCGGTGCGATCGCCGGACGTCGCGAGTCGGCCGGCAAGCTCTACAACGTGTCGGAGTTCGCCGCTGAGGTCGCCCAGGCAGCGGTCGACCCGGTGCCGGCCGACAACACCCGCCTGGTCGGCGACACCTCGGACTTCGCCACCGAGTGA